The Patescibacteria group bacterium DNA window TTGGACGAGAACCGACAGAATCAATCAAAAACTGCACCACAGCAATGCCCGCGACCAAAACCCCGACGCTGACAACCGCAGAAAGGAAAAGCTTGCGATAATATTCGTGACGCAAAAGATCGGTGAGCATGATGATATATGCAAGCCCAAAAAGATAAGTTACAAAACCAAACATGCGTTCATAATTTGACCATATACTTTGCGAAGGTTCTATCCCTACTACTGCCGCAATACCAACCACTACCACAAAAAGAGCGATTGCTCCAACAATAGATGTAGGGCGTCTCCAGATAGCGCTCCCTATCCAAAAGACCAACGCCGTCAAAACACCAAGAAAAAAGACAATAGTTTTAGTAAACGCAACGCCAAAGAAAAAACCTTCCCACGATACAAGAGGGACGAGGCATGAGGTTGCCAAGAGCACCCAAAAAGCAAAAGTGGTGGAGGCGTGGCGCGCTAACACTGATCAAGGAATCCTTTGATCTGCTCACCCAATACTGAATCACCCGCAGCAGCCTCTCTAGCATACCGACACGCCGTGCGATTATCGCCAAGCTGAGAATGGGTCTGTGCAAGACCAATAGAGATATAAGGACTATCGGCCTTTTGATCTAAGAACTCGAGAAATACTTTGCGTCCCTCAAGATTTTTCCCACGAGACAATGCGCGTTCTACAGCCAACTGGATATCTGCTCCGCTTCCGTTGGGATTAAAAAGCGACCTAAGATCATCCTCGCTATAATTATTGACGAAGGCGATCGCTTCGGTATATCGCTCAGCAAGTATATGAACTGATAATACCGGATAAAAAAGTGCACCGATCGTACTCTGTTTTGTGGGTTTGTGATATGCACTAAACGCCGCGGCAAGCGCCTTATCGCTCTCGCCTGCTATCGTATAAAGCTCTGCCAAGCCTAAATCAATCTGAACATAGTCAGGCGCGAGTTCTTGTGCGCGGTGATAATGACGTTCAGCCTCTTCATATCCCTTCTTGGTCATGCTAAATCGAATAGTGTAGAGTTTGCCTGAAAAAATAGGATAGCGCGCGACCTGTGGCTGCTCTTTTGCTTCGGCTTCAATTTCGACAATACTTCTATCGAGGAGCGCGAGATAGGCTTCATTGGGCCCCTGTACACTGGTTGCAGCTTCTACAAGTTGATTGGCAAATTGCTCGCGCGCTTCTGCTCTGCCGAAAACATTTTGCTGTGTTACTTTATCAAACTGATCGAGGACCTCCTGAACACTTTTTGCTCGACCAAATGACCCGAGTGTTGTAATAATCTCCTTAGCCATACTAATATGTGGCACATTGAGTATCCATACAACGAATATACTTGCGATAATTGGCAAAACTGCAAGGGTAGGATTTGCCTGAGTAGATACTTTTTTTGCGGACGGCGCAGAAAGCGCGTGGAGAAACGCCAACAACGAGAAAACTAAAATATAAGTTACTGTATTATCAAAAACAAAAATATCTTGAATAATATATGCAAGCAAAAAGCTCACAATCAATACTGCCATAAATGGATCAAGCTCGCGGTTTCGCACCAACCGACGCAACACGATACCGACTGCCGCAAAAATAGAAACATATGCGACAAAACCAAGAACGCCGGTTGCTACAAGCCACTCAAGTAACATGTTGTGTGTACGATCAAACCACGCTTCGTTACTAAAAAGATTTGGATCATAATACTTTCCATACGGGATAATAAAATTCTCAGGACCCCATCCAAGGATCGGACGCTCTTTGAATGCTTGCCACCCCATACGCCAAATCATTATACGTGGCTCCTGACTAACCTGATCGAGAGAAACGCTCGACAATCGAGCCAAGACCTCAACCTTGCGTACGATAGGATGCTGAGGAAACAGAAACACAAGCGCCGGCAAGCCAACCGCCACAATCGCAAGAGCACCGCCCGCAGCCACACGATAATGCCATGAACGCTTAGTAAATATGAGAAACAACGCTGAGAGCGCAATGCCTGCGGACAAACCCACAAACGCGCCTCGACTTGCGGCGATAAAGAAAACATACAACTCAAAAAGAAAAACGATACTATACGCAACCCTCCATCCGACGCAACGAACAGAATACCAGAAAGCGCTCGCAATAAACAAATGAAACATTAAATATACACCGAAATAAATCGAGTTACCAAATGCCGCATACGGTCTACTTGTCCCAACAATAGGATCAAAAAGTGATGCATTTTGAAGTCCAAGAAATAGCTTATTAGTATGCAAAATACCGTCCGACCTGCCACCATCGACGGATTGCAAAAAACCATGGAACGCTACGACGATACTAACTACAAGCGAACAGTGGAAAAAATAGAGCCAATCCCACTTTGAGCGAAAAGCGTGTGCCATTGCTAGAAAAAAGGCAAATAGATGCAAGTGAGTAATGAGACCCTCCATGCGTTCATAATTTGACCAAAAACTATGATAAGGGCTCGCGCCTGCAACCGTTGCAAGACCCAATATCGCCAAAAAAGCACCGAGCGCGTAAAGGATTGGCCCCTTTTGTGGACGGTACTGAGGATAGAGTAGGGCAAGGGCTCCCCATATTCCAAAAAGAAGTTCGACAATAATACGAAAGAAAAAGTTTTTCCCCGTAATAAACGGAAAGAAAAGACTCTTGGAAACCACAAGCGGCATAAAAAGAAGTAGGATCAACCCACCACGCAATATCCAGAGAAGTGACCGCTCGAGCGATGACATGTAAGCAAGCGTATCACATGGGTAACAAAAAAACCACTCAGAGCACGCTCTGAGTGGTTTTTCTGCATCCCACTTATTGCATCAACGCGTTAAGCTTCGCAAGCNNNNNNNNNNNNNNNNNNNNNNNNNNNNNNNNNNNNNNNNNNNNNNNNNNNNNNNNNNNNNNNNNNNNNNNNNNNNNNNNNNNNNNNNNNNNNNNNNNNNGTCATAGGACCTACGCGACCCACCGGCGAAATCCCATGCCTTGTCTGAAACTTTTGTACCGCTGCCTTGGTAAGACCACCAAAATAGCCAGTAATCAAACCCTCGGGATAGAGACTTGGATCAGCGGCGAGGAACGACTGGAGAGTTTTTACATCATCTCCCTCATCCCCCATCGCAAGCTCGCGAGTGAGTTTGCCACCAGTTGATGCGGCTGGCGTCGGAGCAGTCATTGAACCGCTGCCGTAAATCTCCATGAGTTTCGCGAGCGTCATAGGACCTACGCGACCCACCGGCGAAATCCCATGCCTTGTCTGAAACTTTTTCACCGCGGCCTCGGTCTTGGGGCCAAAGTTACCCGTAATCAAACCTTCCGGATAGAGAGACGTGTCGGAAGCAAGAAGCACTTGAAGCTTCATGACATCTTGATCGTCTTTCATACCCAAAGAAAGCTCTTTTGTCGGAACCTGAAGGGTTGGCATTGACGGAGGAGGTGTCGTGGTAGCTGGAGGAGGGATAGTAGTATCCGTTGAAGGTGGTGGAGGTGTAGTAGAGCTCCCCGAGTCGGACGGCGGTGGAGGTGGGGTGGTAGAGCCACCTGGACTATCAGAGCTTGGTGGTGGTGGCGGAGTTGCTTGAGTACCCGCTCCACCTCCTCCACCCTGCGAGCACGCGCCGCCCATTTGAATGGCGTAGGTAATGGCACTCGAAAGAGTTATGGAAGACGAAGTGGTATTGCATACCGTCTGCACACTCTGATCGTTCTTGAATACGCGCGCGTCTGACGATGTAAGTGTGACGCTCTGATCGCTGGAAACTGAAATCAAAAGTGCTGTCGCTGTTACCGTCATCGAATCGAACGTGGAATTCGCCGACATCGTGACATTATTTGTGCTCCCACTCTCTGTGGGAGCGGTCAGCGTGATGGCTTCGCTTACCGTTACCGCCAACGCACTCTGGGCGAGCACGAAACCCACGGAAACAGCGAGAAGCCCGACTAAAAATTTGGTTCTCATATTCAGATAATTTTTAATGAATAAGAAAACCTTAGTTGCCTCCGCATGACCCTGCCTCTGCCGTAAGCCCAGTGCGCGCGCTATTGATAAATACGCGATAGGTGATGCCATCTGTACTCATTTCAATACAAGCGTTGGTACCATCAGCTGATGCCTCGTTAAGAATACTCAACGTAGCAGTTGCTGTACTTCCTGATGAGAAGATTGCCTGTCCACCATCAAAGATAAATTTGTGACCTGAGATACCTGAGACCGCACCCGTTGAGGTTGCGCCGACTACCAAGCGTCCATTTTTGGTGAATGAGAGCAATGGGCTCGTGCCGACAACAAAATCACCATCAGCGCTTGTGGCATTGTTCACACCCAAACCGCCAGAAATATATGCATCAATATTCGTACCCGCTGTTGCGGTACCGAAAGCTACTGCCGCCATCGACTGTGTGGTCGTACCACCAATGAAGAGATTGGCGCCGCCGTTGATATTACCCGAAATATGCGCGGTAGAAGAAGCATTGAAGACACTGGTATCAACGTTGGTACCGATAGTGGTTGCCCAGCTATTGAGAGCGATAAAAAACGTAGCGGCGACAAAGAACGTTGTAATAATGAGGAGGATTTCCCTACTCTGAGATGGCAAAGAAACAGTTACATTTTTCATATTTTGCTTTAAAAAATAAAGATGATTAATAGGCTAAAACTATTTACAAGCAAGAACCCGACAAAGCTCTGAGCAAGGTACAGCTTTACGCCTTCATTGTATTCCTAAAAACCAAAAAAATGTAATTGCCTGTGGATATCTTTATATGATACGGATTTTAGACTCTAGGGTACTTCGTTAGAAATTCGGTAAAAACTTTGACAACATACTCTCGTCTCTCTTTATCAATTGCCTGATAGCAACCAACCCAGAAAGACCCGCGCATGACATGATCAGTATTTGGAAGCTTGCCCGATACCCGATAATCAATAGCATAACTTTGGAAATAAGGCTGATTGATAATATTGCCTGCCAAAAACATCCTCGTTACGATTTTGTGGTCATGCAAATATTGAATAAGCTCTTTTCGTGTAAATGGGCAATCATCTTTGAGAGTAAGCAAAAAACCAAACCACGATGGCTGAGTGTTTACGGCTGCCTCCGGCAACACAAAGAACTTTTTGTGGCGCTTTAATTCTTTGTAATAATAAGCAAAGTTATCGCGCCTGCGTTTTGTAAACGCGCCTACCTTCTTAAGTTGCACAAGACCCAATGCGGCCTGGATATCGGTTATCTTGAGGTTAAATCCTATCTCCGAGAAAATAAATTTATGATCATAGTCGGGGGGTAATTTTGATTTGCCAAGCGCGCCAAGTCCTTTGTCACGCCGAGAATCTTCTCCTGTTTTAAACCAATACTCTCTGCCCCAATCACGGAACGATCGAGTCACAGAAGCCAGCAGTGGATCGCGCGCCATCACCGCGCCACCTTCTCCCATCGTCATGTGATGACCGGCATAAAAACTAAATGTCGACAAATCCCCAAAACTACCTACTTGCTTTCCCTTATAGGTAGATCCGAGTGCGTCACAACAATCTTCGACAAGCCAGAGCTTATGCTTTTTGCAGAGCGCTTTGACAGCATCGACATTGAAAGTGTTACCAAGATGGTGTGGTAAAAAGATCGCTTTTGTTTTTTTAGATATGGCCTTTTTGAGCTGCTCTCTATTGACATTACAAGTCTCTACATCGATATCGACAAAAACGGGCACCAGTTGATGTAAAATAAGCGGATTGACTGTCGTGGGGAATCCAGCCGCGAGCGTTATCACCTCATCTCCCGGTTTGAGACGGCGTTTGCCAAGGTGACAAGAAGTAAGTGCTGAGATCGCCAAAAGATTAGCGGAGGATCCTGATGTAGTGGTAATACAATATGGAACACCAACAAACTTAGCGAACTTCTTCTCAAATTCATCGGCAAAGCGTCCTTCGGTCCACCAGCCATCGAGAACCGCCTCGGTCATGCCCACCATCTCTTGCCAATCAAACTCTTTGCCCGACGCCTGTATAGAAGTTTTGCCTGCTATAAACTTTTGGTTACCAAAACGCTTTTGATACTCTTTTTGTATTTGTTTTTTGAGTTCTTTATTCATGATGATTATGTTCTTCAAGCGCTTTCTTCATACGCGCGAGTCCTTCTTTAATATTTTCGGTTGATGTTGCAAATGAAATGCGTATATGTCCCTCCCCCATAGAACCGAAATTTACTCCCGGTAAAACGGCGACACGGGCTTTATCAAGTATAAAACGTGTAAATTCTTCACTCGACATACCGGTGCCTGAAATATTTGGAAACGCATAAAAGGCCCCGCCCGGCACTACACACGAAACTCCCGATAACTCGTTGAGCCCTTTGATGATCAAATCACGACGCCCTCGATACTCCTCAACCGTAGTATTAACACATGATTGATCTCCGAGGAGTGCGGCAACACCAGCTTGCTGGATAAACGCCGGTACGCTCGATATAACCGTCTGAATCATCAGGCCAAGTTTCTCTACGATTTGTTCGGGGGCAATCGCGTACCCGAGACGCCAACCAGTCATGGCGTATGTTTTAGAAAAACTATTTAAGATAATAATTCGTTCGCGGCAATGATCATAGGTGCCCAAAGAATGCACCTTTTCATCATATACTATTTTACCGTATACCTCATCGCTAATAATAAAAATATTATGCTTTTGAGCTAGATCAAATATTTTCTTTGAATCCTCGCGGGAGATAACCGCGCCCGTCGGATTCTGCGGAGAATTGATAATCATCAATCGCGTCTTCGGAGTAATATGTTTTTCGATATCTTCTGCCTGTATGCGAAATTGCTTTTTCTCGTAGGTAGGAACAGCGACGGCTTTTGCGCCCAACGCAGAAAAGGCTGAAAAATACGAAGCATAATCCGGATTAGCAACGATGACCTCCTCGCCGGGATTCACTAAACAATTTACGACAAAATATACAAAAGAAATAGCGGGGGCGATAACTACCTGCTCTCGAGATGGGCGAAACCCCAAATCACGCTCAGTCGCCTCTGCGACCGCGTCACGCAATTCGGCAATACCCAAGGAGTTTACATAATGCGTCTCGCCTCTTTGGAGCGAGGCAATGCCGGCATCAGCAATATGCGCAGGCGTATTAAAATCAGGGTCACCTATCTCAAAATGGATAATGTGCTCACCTGCTTTTTCGAGCGCCTGTACCTGCGCTAACACCGTAAACATGGGGCTTGCCTGTAGTTGCTGCGCTATTTGAGAAAATGGAATAGGGTCTTGCGACATATGACTTATGCTTTCTTTTTGAAAGGTTTTACTATCATATTGGCGGCGAATTCTTTGCGATCGATCTCTGGCCACAAGTCTTCGATGGCGTTGCCAAACTCAAGCTTCGGCATCAACTTCTGATCTTTATCTAACAGTACATCGCAAATAACAGGCTCTTTGAAACGAAGCACCTCTTTTATCTTACTCGCAAGCTCTTGGTGATTTTTGATTGTCACCGTTTTGAGTTTATACGCTTTTGCGATAGCGACAAAGTCTGGCGGAGCATATCCCTTTTCTGGAGATGAAGCCTCGTAGCGCCCTCCAAACAAAGAATCTTGAAACTGCTTGATAATACCATATGAATGATTGTTGAGAATGAAAACCTTTGCCGGAATTTTATACAGAAAAAGAGTTTGCAATTCCTGAATATTCATCTGGAAACTGCCGTCACCGATGATCGCGATGACTGGCCGCTTGGGACCGACTGCATATGCTGCGCCAATGCTCGCTGGAAATGAATACCCCATGGGAGAATTGCCGAAAGCTGAGAAAAGCCGCTGACCGTCTTTGATCTCGAAGGATTGCATGATCCATGTCAAATTGCCGCCATCATCGGGTATGATCACCGCGTTGCGTGGAGTAAGATCAGAAAGTGTTTTTGCGAACACATATGAGTTCACGCTGCCCTTTTGTTTGTAGTATGCGGGCAAGACCGCGGGATACGCCTTTTTCCAGACTCTCGTACGACCTACCCAGTCAGTAATATCTTGCCCTGAAAAGTCTTTCAAAAGCGTGTTTGTGGTTCTTAGAAAATCTTTCGCATCGCTACAAATCTCCACATCTGCCTTGTACCCGCGACGCTTTTTTATCTCTGCATTATCAACATCAACCATGACTCTTTTTGCTTCACGCGCAAAGGTAGATGGCTGACCGCCCGTCTGACGCGTATCGAGGCGTGAGCCAACACTGATGATAAAATCAGCGTTTTGAACAGCGAAGTTTGCTCCTCTGTTTCCATAAACACCGAACTGCCCTATATGCAAAGGATGCCCGAACGCAACGGCGTCAAAACCGCTCCACGAAGTTACTACAGGAAATCCGGTCTTTTTGATAAATTCTCCCATCTGGGAGGTTGCATCTGCTAGACGGACTCCGCCGCCGACAATAATGACAGGACGCTTTGCTTTCTCCATCAAGTGCATTGCGGCTTTGATTTTCGTATCAAAGCGTTTGCCAGTATCGCGATCGGGTCCGGCATTTTTTGGTGGAGTAAAAGAGCGCAACTTTTTTGGATCTATATCAGCGCGCTGAATATCCATCGGGATATCGATCAATACGGGGCCGGGGCGTCCTTCGTACGCAATATATATTGCCTTCTCAAGCTCATAGCGTATGTCTTCTGGCCTGGTAACCATCACGGCATATTTAGTGACCGGC harbors:
- a CDS encoding O-antigen ligase family protein, which encodes MSSLERSLLWILRGGLILLLFMPLVVSKSLFFPFITGKNFFFRIIVELLFGIWGALALLYPQYRPQKGPILYALGAFLAILGLATVAGASPYHSFWSNYERMEGLITHLHLFAFFLAMAHAFRSKWDWLYFFHCSLVVSIVVAFHGFLQSVDGGRSDGILHTNKLFLGLQNASLFDPIVGTSRPYAAFGNSIYFGVYLMFHLFIASAFWYSVRCVGWRVAYSIVFLFELYVFFIAASRGAFVGLSAGIALSALFLIFTKRSWHYRVAAGGALAIVAVGLPALVFLFPQHPIVRKVEVLARLSSVSLDQVSQEPRIMIWRMGWQAFKERPILGWGPENFIIPYGKYYDPNLFSNEAWFDRTHNMLLEWLVATGVLGFVAYVSIFAAVGIVLRRLVRNRELDPFMAVLIVSFLLAYIIQDIFVFDNTVTYILVFSLLAFLHALSAPSAKKVSTQANPTLAVLPIIASIFVVWILNVPHISMAKEIITTLGSFGRAKSVQEVLDQFDKVTQQNVFGRAEAREQFANQLVEAATSVQGPNEAYLALLDRSIVEIEAEAKEQPQVARYPIFSGKLYTIRFSMTKKGYEEAERHYHRAQELAPDYVQIDLGLAELYTIAGESDKALAAAFSAYHKPTKQSTIGALFYPVLSVHILAERYTEAIAFVNNYSEDDLRSLFNPNGSGADIQLAVERALSRGKNLEGRKVFLEFLDQKADSPYISIGLAQTHSQLGDNRTACRYAREAAAGDSVLGEQIKGFLDQC
- a CDS encoding thiamine pyrophosphate-binding protein, yielding MKLSDYVVQHLADRKVKKVFLITGGAIAHVVDSFRNIKGIDYVCHQNEQGAAMAAEAYSRLSGTIGVAMATSGPGATNLITGMCCAWFDSIPALYITGQVNNHEQKGNTKVRQVGFQETDIVSMVKPVTKYAVMVTRPEDIRYELEKAIYIAYEGRPGPVLIDIPMDIQRADIDPKKLRSFTPPKNAGPDRDTGKRFDTKIKAAMHLMEKAKRPVIIVGGGVRLADATSQMGEFIKKTGFPVVTSWSGFDAVAFGHPLHIGQFGVYGNRGANFAVQNADFIISVGSRLDTRQTGGQPSTFAREAKRVMVDVDNAEIKKRRGYKADVEICSDAKDFLRTTNTLLKDFSGQDITDWVGRTRVWKKAYPAVLPAYYKQKGSVNSYVFAKTLSDLTPRNAVIIPDDGGNLTWIMQSFEIKDGQRLFSAFGNSPMGYSFPASIGAAYAVGPKRPVIAIIGDGSFQMNIQELQTLFLYKIPAKVFILNNHSYGIIKQFQDSLFGGRYEASSPEKGYAPPDFVAIAKAYKLKTVTIKNHQELASKIKEVLRFKEPVICDVLLDKDQKLMPKLEFGNAIEDLWPEIDRKEFAANMIVKPFKKKA
- the rfbH gene encoding lipopolysaccharide biosynthesis protein RfbH; protein product: MKNIIIMNKELKKQIQKEYQKRFGNQKFIAGKTSIQASGKEFDWQEMVGMTEAVLDGWWTEGRFADEFEKKFAKFVGVPYCITTTSGSSANLLAISALTSCHLGKRRLKPGDEVITLAAGFPTTVNPLILHQLVPVFVDIDVETCNVNREQLKKAISKKTKAIFLPHHLGNTFNVDAVKALCKKHKLWLVEDCCDALGSTYKGKQVGSFGDLSTFSFYAGHHMTMGEGGAVMARDPLLASVTRSFRDWGREYWFKTGEDSRRDKGLGALGKSKLPPDYDHKFIFSEIGFNLKITDIQAALGLVQLKKVGAFTKRRRDNFAYYYKELKRHKKFFVLPEAAVNTQPSWFGFLLTLKDDCPFTRKELIQYLHDHKIVTRMFLAGNIINQPYFQSYAIDYRVSGKLPNTDHVMRGSFWVGCYQAIDKERREYVVKVFTEFLTKYPRV
- a CDS encoding pyridoxal phosphate-dependent aminotransferase gives rise to the protein MSQDPIPFSQIAQQLQASPMFTVLAQVQALEKAGEHIIHFEIGDPDFNTPAHIADAGIASLQRGETHYVNSLGIAELRDAVAEATERDLGFRPSREQVVIAPAISFVYFVVNCLVNPGEEVIVANPDYASYFSAFSALGAKAVAVPTYEKKQFRIQAEDIEKHITPKTRLMIINSPQNPTGAVISREDSKKIFDLAQKHNIFIISDEVYGKIVYDEKVHSLGTYDHCRERIIILNSFSKTYAMTGWRLGYAIAPEQIVEKLGLMIQTVISSVPAFIQQAGVAALLGDQSCVNTTVEEYRGRRDLIIKGLNELSGVSCVVPGGAFYAFPNISGTGMSSEEFTRFILDKARVAVLPGVNFGSMGEGHIRISFATSTENIKEGLARMKKALEEHNHHE
- a CDS encoding peptidoglycan-binding protein, which produces MRTKFLVGLLAVSVGFVLAQSALAVTVSEAITLTAPTESGSTNNVTMSANSTFDSMTVTATALLISVSSDQSVTLTSSDARVFKNDQSVQTVCNTTSSSITLSSAITYAIQMGGACSQGGGGGAGTQATPPPPPSSDSPGGSTTPPPPPSDSGSSTTPPPPSTDTTIPPPATTTPPPSMPTLQVPTKELSLGMKDDQDVMKLQVLLASDTSLYPEGLITGNFGPKTEAAVKKFQTRHGISPVGRVGPMTLAKLMEIYGSGSMTAPTPAASTGGKLTRELAMGDEGDDVKTLQSFLAADPSLYPEGLITGYFGGLTKAAVQKFQTRHGISPVGRVGPMT